Within Cololabis saira isolate AMF1-May2022 chromosome 14, fColSai1.1, whole genome shotgun sequence, the genomic segment CCAATCCGTACTCTGCAGCAGCTACGACCCATAGCTACGACCACtaacgtttatttatttatcttactaTGGTTTAGCGGTGTGCTTGGGGCGCTGGGAAAAGTGGCACCCGCTACCCCGATTaaatcacaggaatacattacatcccaaaaccaacggttaattacgaaaaatgtctgctttggataaatGTGGACGGCCACACCTTCCaccgtgctatcagctaaactcatcaaaaGATCTGGTTTTTGCCGGAATCCTCCCAGgggtgatagtaaaaaaaaatcctgagcctgaactttttttccgtgggaggtaagcgagcccctaagccaagatatatgccccgatcaacacaattgtcattttttgtcctcttaaagtgtaagtctggtgtaaattGACCCATGGTCCTGTTGTTCAAGCTCACCACATGCAGCCAATAGAAAACAGAATTAAACACATTCATTTTGGTGATTTCGGTTAACAGCCTGGAGCCTGGTGACGCGAGGCTAGAATCAATCTGATTGGCCAAAACCCAAGACCACCCCCTACACTATTACCGATTGGCTTAAGTATGGCTACTGGTGTGGTTTTGAGTGAAAGCGTGTCTCGGATATACGCGaacgtagtgctgggcggtatgaccaaaaatttatatcacggtatttttcaaaattatatcggtttcacggtatatcaggtttttttttttttttttcttccttcatgcacaactgggtgttaaccacattttctaatgatttggaaaggaattgctgcagtaaattggcttagaatggcctattttactgtcatgaggaggaaaaattgtagaaaaacattaatgtccacactagtataaatacaggtttgcatggcctcacaaaatgatgccgtttacaatgaagtggcagcacttatgattctaatgtagggctgaacgatttttgaaaataatctaattgcgattttttccctcaatattacgattgcgatttaatatgcaattattttttttcaaggtcctgttctcatgtatttttcaactacacaagcaataaatcagtctgtttcaggtagattttcacttgaaataagtagaaaaatctgccagtggaacaagatttttttggttgtaataagaagataaatcttgtcccactggcagatttttctacttatttcaagtgaaaatttacttgaaacaggttaaaatggtcaaataagttatttttctggtgatgactctaaatgttgaaatagcagtaaaaccacattcattgatgaaatggcataagggatggaaaggaggatgGCAGTTtaacagggggggatgatttggaccgtttttatttcaggggggggggggggggggtgccatcacatcacccctcatcaactccagtactgctcacacggaactcagaacttcttcataaataactcaaaaatcccagagagaaaaaaaacaccagcaagctaacaaacaagcCAATAAAGCTCTGAGTTAACAAAACGTACCAGGaacgctgatttatggttccgcgttacaccaacgcagcccaTACGCCGTGAGTTACGCGAACTACGGcggaccctacggcgaaagctccgcatcgatttaacgcggagccataaatcagccttcacagcgCCCGGCTCGTACTcttcgccgcgcgcagctctcgccgactccgcgctcatatatttaatacatttatgaagcccatatatttataaagcctcactggccgagccctaacgctgaggccatggtagatttaggttacacgcggacacgcagcACTGTTGACTCTttcctgccggctctgctcactgctcactggctaaacagtcccctcacaaacagggtCCAGCGCAGtacgttccgccgcgctgcGCGGCgctcccaacgttgtgtgcgctactcaccggtattacggtatatgaaaaattcatatcataagaaaaataaacggcaaacctgattttatttatttttttctcgcaaACACCTCGGTATGCCGGAAATCCGGCGTGACGCCGGAGCGCTATCACCCCTGTCCTCCGTTTGTGGAGGATGAAAGTGGAGGTAAAACCCAGTTTTTACAACAgaagtggacgggagagatgacagttttgtcaCGTGTAATCAGAGCCTTGAATGGTGTGAGTAGATGATACTGTCTACCCGCtagatttttgtcattattcCTTGGGTTGATAATGGCTTTCCCAGCTACTGCTATTGAAAACGAAACTTGGGCTCAGTAGATGTTTTGTCACCGGATAGAATTCGGGTTCAGGGtttaggttaggtttagggttaggttaggtctGAAATGTGTAGTTGAGCGTAGAATGGTGACAAAACATCTACTGAGCCTAAGTTTGGTTTTCAATAGCAGTAGCTGGGAAAGCCATTATCAACCCAaggaataattaaagctgcaagcagcaatgaacgggccctcgcacgtgcaattttcaccaataaaggtcaaagaatcaaaactaaggggtggggctaattcatgccaatgaaggtcaagtaggcctactcaaaaccatgtccgatgacatcacccacgactctctatgtcaaaccattcaaaagttatggcagaaaatagaatTTATCAactatggaccaatcagatgaagggggggggcacgctttttggcgtccatcgtcgccacggtaacgcttttgactgagaaaagtaatgcgcatcgtcgcaggattgagacgcacattttgaaatggcataaattgcgccaaaattacacgattaattaaaaatggccgacttcctgtttggtttcggccatggcgccaagagacttttctttaagatatgacatgatacaggtgtgtacagattttcgtgcatgtacgtcaaaccgtattgtggggcttgaggcacaaagttttctagggggtttTCTAGGGGTTTTCAGTGGACTGATAGCATTTGAAGCTGCTGGTTTTGTCCAACCTAGCGACGAgggcggggcttgacaaagggCTAATTCTCCAGCTACTGTTAACTATGGAAGAATAGTGATTATAGACTCACTGCTGCACCCTGCAGGCCTCGCACATCAGCAGAGCTTTGCGGAGGTTGCGGCCGGACTTGTCACTGATGTGTTTGGCGAGCTCCGGCGGCAGGAGCAGCCCCTCCTTCTTACAGACCGACGTCAGAACACTGCAGACCTGCAGGGAAAATCACTTCAATCATCTAGAAAATCCACGTGCTTCTATGaacacacacagaaagactccctaCCTCCTCGGTGCTCGGCAGAGGAACTCTGATGGCCAGGCAACGGCTTCTGATTGGCTCGATGActttggaggtggaggtggagcagaGGATGAGCCGGCAGGTGGACATGTACTTCTCCATCGTCCGACGCAAGGCGTGCTGAGCGTCTTTGGTGAGTCTGTCCACCTCTGTTAGCAGAACCACTGGAAAGGAAATGGTTCCAGTCACTAAAAGAGACGCACCACGGTCCAGCTAACGTATGACGTTGGTGTGACCCAacaacttaaagcagcacaatgtaactttcagcttttgttgagtttggcggctcctttggacaaaagcggtagtgctttaccagaaagaacactacgtttcccatgagcaccagcgcgtactgccggaaaactcctgtccccgtcgctgcatttgttttgatagtgaatgaaataagacgggacggactttcaaaaccacttttctgttttcagcggtcgtttgcaggatggatagtgaagaggtaatgtatctatttttgggtaaacaatataatatgacgatgttgaaaatcactaagtccaacttggttttattagtgaagtctcccccgccccccgtcctgtttcagcgtttctactgcacctttttcctgtcacgttttttagagggaattcgtcataaattagtagtccaacatacttactgataaaatgaaaaaatactttataacctgtgaataacaatgcccattccttatattttgcagatcagccctgcacaattttacagttctcaggaaaaatactagaacccaagacgaatcccctgtatgtgaaaacattctaattttgattcttattgaacatagaactctacatttacatttgtatcgtaacaattctgtctctcttgtcggacatcctcgtctttcagctcacgccagcgagtgaacgccgggccgatgtttattcttgtccgggcatttagcttgttactctcccgctttctttttttcacctcctccgataaaaccttcttttcttgggtttttccgctgcttgggccatgacaccagcttctgctgagctctgcgctccacgccccgcccagctttggtctggactacgaatcgggaaggagggggaagtgacgtattccgtaaagcagtcaaagccgtaaaaatgtgtcgttttttagtgtggcagggttcctaccatgctcctcaaagttacatagtgccagtgaaggtgatacagacccctcagaccatgacagaggttcattaaacctgttgcaagttgatgttccatcacaatgatgatgatgaaatattagattaagctggaaaagttacatagtgctgctttaatagtCATTGTAACAGAGTTGGAAAATGCACTTGAataatttttgttttcaaattgtatttggtgattttatttatcatttattcattttgttgAATATTTGTGAATTTTATCTCAattagttgttttattttattgttatttttatttgcgtctCCTGAGGAAACTACCTCTTTGGCTGTCACCTGTTTCTGTCCCTCCTGGGGTTCCGTAGGTCGTTACATCAGCTCCTCATGTGTTGCATTGATCAGGGTAAGTTGCGTTAACAATTACTGCTGCAATTTTTTTTAcaggttttctttgaaaaacgATCTGTTTATGTTGACATTCTTGGCGCATATTGTGTAATTTAAATACCACTAACATTTCGTAGCTgttttaaccattaatatacttTTTATGGATGTTTTTGTTTACCAGCTTTTTGTATAACCGGCAGGCTGCTGTGTAATGTAAACCAGACAGCGCTGCACAGCCTTTGAGTACACCCTTTTTTTCActgttattttacttgttcaaGAGCAGAAAGTGCAGAAAAGGGTCCAGAAGActgctaaatgtgtttttatgtcttcTGCAGAAGCAAATAAATGCAGGAAAACGACCCCTGACTCGTTATTCACACCTGATCCAAACCTGATACATCGTACCACTCAGAAGTTACACGGGTGCAGATATGTTTGTCTCTTCTACCTTTGAAGTCTCGCTGGCTGTTGGACTGGATCTGCTGGGACTGAGCCATGGTTTTGATCAGCTCCTGAATCACCACACGGTCCTGGTTCCCTGCATCACTGTAACACAGACCAAAAACATCTCATAAGGTGCAACATCAAATCTCCTGTCTCTATCTTCACAGTGACGTAACtacagccagtactggagttgaggggggatgaggggggatggcgtcccccctgaaataaaaattgtccaaatcatcccccctgtaaaactgccatcccccctttccatcccttatgtcatttcatcaatgaatgtggttttactgctatttcaacatttagagtcatcaccagaaaaataacttatttgaccattttcacctgtttcaagtaaattttcacttgaaataagtaggaaaatctgccagtgggacaagatttatgttcttattataagcaaaaaaatcttgttccactggcagatttttctacttatttcaagtgaaaatctacttgaaacaggtgaaaattgttgttttttccagtgatgagtcttgttttaagtgtaatgagatttttttttactaaaatgagacattttaactagaaataagacaatcttgttaagattttgagtttttgcagtgatccattttacttatcctgtgaaggacagagtcatattgataagttcagaaaacagttttttattgttgtgttttgatgtatttgatgtaagcccagtggatatttaaagcttacagaaggctgcattaaactgctgctatgtcattcctgcagtatttctgcaggtgttttggtcactgctattatttgtaatatattatattatttgtaatcagcacaaattatctgcccccatatgataaaatcccccctgatttttcgtTACAACGCGAGTACTGACTACAGCTATCAAAGTGGACAAAAAAAAGGACTCTTGTGGAGTCTCAGAACATGGAGATGAGTAAATGCCCTTCTTTAGTTACCTTGCGTTGACTTCCAGGTGATAATTGCTGCTTATGGTGTTGATCTCAATCTTCTTCTTTGACGGGGCCTGTGGAGGAAGAGCAGAGAGCAGAGTGAGCCGGGGCAGTAGGGGCAGGGGGGCAGATGTGCTGACccttcagctgctgctcaccactaggaatgggcgatattttaccattgAAGATATACTGGacctgagagcgaggagctcgttgttaaacgaggctccagctccggaactggtttggatttaaaaagagagccgaggagcaaacatcatctattatgtgcagagtctgcaaaaaaacagtgagtgcaaaggatggctaTATATTTTTGTTCTTCATCATGTTGTCCTTTGCACTATTTTGTTACCCAAcggaaggaaatggttgttacattttgatattaactattacgaaaaaaaatgtcagtagtatctaatttgtggcatgttccaaccacaggttaatttgcacattttatttatattagaagaggtcatcactgatagtattttattttcagtgaacttttatttatttgtcctgttatctttatttattaagctaagaaaacttgaaggacaatggtacttttgctgtttgcactgttatcccactgtttaagccatacagtttgaataaatgttgaatctgttcttacatttcaaacttgtttaatttgagtcattacagttttgcagtacaggtggactcatttaattggtttttattaattcaatttaattggtgtagtttagtagtatttagtatcttttagagcagtgatttgggggctccaaagactgaatgtggagatagatttatagttaaaaagatggagttgaattggtattttttttatcgtcatcgggataaatgccagaaattatcgtgatcaaTTTTTTAATCCATCCCTACTCACCACCACAGTTTGGTGCTCGATGCGCAGCTTCTCCACGCCGGCTCCGTACAGCTCCCTCAGCAGACACGTGATGCGGGTCTTCTTCCCGGCGCCGGCCGGCCCGTACACCAGCAGGTGGGGGAAGTCCCCGCACTGGACCTGGGACAAGAGAGGGGGGGCTGTTTAAAGCAGCTCTGAAGACAGGTCTTTATAAAGAAGTTGATCTGCAGGTCACGTTTCTGACCACAGAAACCCGTTTTTATTCTCTTGTGTTATTAAAAGGAGCACGGTCTCACTGGACTGAAGTTTCTTGGATATTGGACAGACATTGCTCTGGGGAAACCTCTAAACCTCCATTCACTAGGGTCAGAATCTCAGCAAGCTGCTCCAACATCTCAAATACACACTAATGTGGACTTTACAGTAAATACAGAGACAGCAGAGGGCTGAAGCGTGTCTACACTTTTAATAAAATGTGTGATATAAGCATAGATACTATGTTTAAAGTTGTTGAGCTAAAAAGCCATATATAATAAAagttatgaacagatttgagaGCTTACACTGGATTCTGTTTGACCGGCGCCCCTTACTTCtggaagtaaataaaataaaaaacattttggaaccaaatatatatttaaacgtTACCATTGACA encodes:
- the LOC133459549 gene encoding replication factor C subunit 3, whose amino-acid sequence is MSLWLDKYRPSSLGKLDFHKQQAAQLKSLVQCGDFPHLLVYGPAGAGKKTRITCLLRELYGAGVEKLRIEHQTVVAPSKKKIEINTISSNYHLEVNASDAGNQDRVVIQELIKTMAQSQQIQSNSQRDFKVVLLTEVDRLTKDAQHALRRTMEKYMSTCRLILCSTSTSKVIEPIRSRCLAIRVPLPSTEEVCSVLTSVCKKEGLLLPPELAKHISDKSGRNLRKALLMCEACRVQQYPFSVDQEVPETDWEVYLRETANAIVSQQSPQRLLEVRARLYELLTHCIPPDIIMKGLVKELLSNCDGQLKTEVAHMAAYYEHRLQLGNKAIYHLEAFTAKFMAMYKKFMEDGLDAMMF